In Dioscorea cayenensis subsp. rotundata cultivar TDr96_F1 chromosome 9, TDr96_F1_v2_PseudoChromosome.rev07_lg8_w22 25.fasta, whole genome shotgun sequence, a genomic segment contains:
- the LOC120268575 gene encoding uncharacterized protein LOC120268575: MDLVKGCLSCLQSPVVLQHMSFVFHPKEKVDDLNNAMKDLMAKKRDIQRELDNPQNRRKLCSNQLERWLDKAGKTEDKVNQLLEEYSKGNCDAGSWFQICYSRYNIGSEAFKLKEEITQLTADQPEIKFTDIPQPKPVPESYILVGKKNQVQH; encoded by the exons ATGGATCTGGTGAAGGGCTGTCTTTCTTGCTTGCAAAGCCCTGTTGTGCTTCAGCACATGAGCTTTGTATTCCACCCCAAAGAGAAAGTTGATGATTTGAACAACGCCATGAAAGATCTCATGGCCAAGAAGAGGGATATTCAGAGAGAGCTTGATAATCCTCAAAACAGGAGGAAACTATGTAGCAATCAACTTGAACGCTGGCTTGACAAG GCTGGAAAAACGGAAGATAAGGTAAATCAATTATTGGAGGAATATAGTAAAGGTAATTGTGATGCAGGCTCTTGGTTTCAAATTTGTTATTCAAGGTATAACATTGGCAGTGAAGCTTTCAAATTGAAAGAGGAGATAACTCAGTTGACAGCAGATCAGCCAGAAATCAAATTTACCGACATACCACAGCCTAAACCAGTCCCTGAATCATATATACTAGTGGGGAAAAAAAATCAGGTCCAACATTGA